The nucleotide window GCTATCAAGAAAAGTGGGGAAACCCACGCCAGCTTGTGTCGTGGGACCCGGTTGCCGACGCCGATGGCCGACCACTGCAACTGGACTGGCGTGGTCTGCGGCCGCAGCGAACGCGTGGTGACGGGGATATCCTTGCTGAAGCTGAACATCGCCGGTAAGGTACCGGAGTCTCTGTGCGACTGTGTTTTGATTTTCGGTTTGCCATTTTTTTCGGCCCTGAACGAAATGGCTGAATTTCGGTCATTTCAAAAATTACGGCAAAATTTCGGACGAAATTATAAAATCAAAATTTGAATTTTCAGACAAAATTTGGCCGAAATTTGGCCGAAATTCGGCCGAAATTTGACCAAACATTCACAGAAATTTGAAATCAAGCTAAGCAAAAGCATAGCAGCCCAACAACCATCAGGAGTAATCATATGATGTTTAGCAAATTAGCTCTAGGGATTAAAATAAGAGCGTCAGTCCAATATGACCCTCACGCACATTAGTTCTAAACTTACAGTCCACAACCATCACATCATAGTTCAAAGTTTAAATACTTCAGTACAACCAACTCTAGGAATTTAAAGGATTTCACATAGAAACAGCTCCAAAAGACAACCATCAAATCATCACAACGAACAACAACTCcaaaagaaatccatgaaagcaTGGACGGGGAGGTCTTGTTCCATTGAAAAAGCTCCAGCTTCCATGCTCCAAGCCTCCAactagcatcatgctccaagCTCCAGCTAGGTACCATTTAAAAGACAAATACAAGTGATAAGTAGCATTTAGAACAACACTACtacatcataagtagcaactagAATAGCACTACTAAGAGATAAGTAGCAATTAGAACAGCACTAGTATGTGAGTGCTAGCAATTGGAACAGCACTAGTAGGTGATAAGTAGCAATTACAACAGCCATACAAGAAGATAAGTAGAAATTACAACAGTACTACACGATAATTGACAAGTAGCAATTAGAACATCAGTATTGATCATTACACAGTGAGCATACACATTAGAGCACCAGAATAAGAAAGCAATGTACATCAAGCTATTTAAAGATCAACCGCTTCAAACATATGCATCAAGCTAAGTAATCATCATGAAGAAGAAACACCGAAAAGAAGAGACTTACCAAATCTACGAGTAGAGGCTGTTGACTTCCTTGGTCTTCTTCCTAACAAGTCGTCCAGATCTACGAGTCTCCAAATTGCCAATGCTTGCTTGTGTCTCCTTTTCAACTTGTACTTGTGTCTCTTCTTCCACTTGCATTTGTGTTTCTTGCTGATCTTGTTGATCATCCTCATCATCCTCACTCACCCCATCATCATCCTCACTCTCATTATCAACATATTCATTCTCGTTGTCGTCATCCTCACTGTCAGTTTCGACATACTCATTCTCCTCATCATGATtcctctttcttttcttcttattAGCCTTTGTACCAACATAAGAATCCTTCCTGCTTGAGTTGAGGCGCCTTATTTTCTCAAAAACAGCACTGGCCGCATCGGCTCCATCCAAAATTGGATCCTCTTCATCCTCATTCAGCCACTCCATTATTGGATTTGTCTCATCGAACATTGTTGTATCTATCAGCAGTGCACTTGGATCAACCTCTTTATCTatatctctctctttctcttgaTCTTCTTCAGCTCGTATCTTCAAGGTTTGGATAGTAAACCAAGTAAATTATATGACATGCAAGGACAATACAAGGTACAAAGTAAATTTGAGTTGGTTTATACCTTTAGGTTGTAGCGGACAGAAACTAGCTTGTGGAGCTTGTCATATAAAAGGCGATTTCTTGGCTTTGTGTGCACCAAAGCAAAGGCGCTCCAGTTCCTCTCACACCCACTAGATGAGACACATTGTGAGCAAATTCTCATTGCGCACTTCTGCAATGCAGGAACATCCCCTCCAAATTGAAACCACCACTGGGCTGCAAGATATCACCAATGAAATTTTCAGAATTACACAAAACAAAAGGAAATGGAAATTCTAAAACCAAAAGACCACGACTTACTTGGCTCCATTCTCGCCGCAGCTTCTTGTGCTAATCTGGTCCCAAACCTTCCTTGGCACTCCCTAAACTTACTAACTTCATCAATGGCTGAAAGAGCACTCTTTGGATCTAATATCTTCGCTATCGCATCTGTTAGTGCAGTAGCATAATTTGTATGGTTGCAAAGGTTGAGGCTATAATGTGTATATGGATCAAGGACGGCAGCTGCAACCATAAACGTATCTTCTTCCATTGCATCTATCCTCTTGCACACCTTGCGCATGAAACTAAGGTACAACCTTGATGTAGGGCCTAGATGTGCTTCCATCCGTTGTATAGCGAGCATCATACTTTTTTTGAAGCTAGAAAGAGTGCATTGTTTCTGCGTATCAGCATACCTCATGGCCTTATAAAGTGGCCTTAACGAACCTAGTACCCACTCTAGTGCATTCCACCAAACATTACTAGACAAACATTCTTCAAAAAACACGTATCCAGGCTCATAGCTCCACTGACACTCCTTCCAATCCTGAGAAACCATCCACTCCCTAAATTTATCTTTCTTCAAATGGTAACTCTCAAGGAACATGAAGACAGTCCCAAACCGGGTGGCATTTGGTCTAATTAGTTCACCACCTATGTTCTTCTTCATGTTATCATGTAGATTATTGTGCTTATGCAAGAACCTACAGATTGTCTTGGCACTCTTGACTATCACATCAACCTCAGGAAACTTGGCTATATCTTTTAACATAAGATTGACGGTGTGAGCAGCACACGGTTGCCAAACAATATGAGAGTACTTTGGTTCTTCTATAAGGGTTTTGCAAGCTTTTTTATAATTGGACCCATTATCGGTTACGATTTGAACTATATGTTCATGGCCTATCTCTTCTACAACCTTCTCAATCTCTCTATAGATAAAGTCTGCAAAATTATGTAAGATGCATATACCTAGTTAGAAAAAATCAAGTATTTTAAGAACATAAAACAATTCTAGGACAGATCGAAGTATTCAAGAAGCATGTATTGTAAGAACATATGTAAAATGCATATATACCTACTTAGAACAAAGCATTAGGAACATAAAACAATTCTAGGACAGATCCAAGTATTCAAGAAAAGTATTGTAAGAACATATGTATATACCTAACTAGAACAAAGCAAATATTTTCATGAACATAAGACAATTCTAGGACAAACCCAAGTATTCAAGAAGAAAGTAAAACGCGAAGAAGAGGAGGAAGTAACCTGAATTCTGAGTCTGACCGGATGCATCAATAGTATTAAGGAAGAACATTCGTCTATTGCAATACACCATGAAGTTTATGAGACACATTCCTGTTGGACCAGTCCAAGAGTCACACATAAGAGTCACACCAAAGTTTTTCCAATCTTGTTTGAATTTTTGAAGAAACGAAGTTGCTTCATCATAGTTTGCATCCAAATATTTTCTATCAATCTCCTTCGCGGTTGGTATAGGAGTAGGTCCTAATTGTTGAGTGATCTTCAAAGCAGCTCGGAAGTATGGACAGTCAGCTTTACGTCCAGCAATATCATTGGCATGAAAAAACTTGGACCAAGCTAGGCCAAGTGCATCTCTCGAATTAGGATCCAAAGCACTACTGATCTTGGGCTGCATAGATACTTTGTTGCTGCATAATTGCTTGTCAAAATATGCGGTGATACTCTTTTTGCCAACATCAACTCGCACATCACCCACATTCCCCTTGCCAATCCTCCTATCAACTCTCCGGGAGACATTCGGGTCACGCAATGCCTCTCGAATATTCATCTGaatttcttcttcttcatcatctatTATGTTAATCACCCTTCCTTGTTGATACAGCCCTTCCATAATATTTCTTTCAATTCTCAGCCTGCTATTTTGTTTCTCTCTTTTCTTCCTGTTCGATTCATCCCGGCACTCTCTCATTGCATCTCTCACATTTCTTGGCACATTTGGGCAGCTCCTCACGTTACCTACAATCCAACCAAGGTGCTCCTTGGCACGGGTTGCACCTCCACCTTTGTGCTTTAGGCCACAGTACATACAATGAAAACCCCCAGAATACGGCCATGTATGGTTCCAAGGATCATATAAGTTATTATCTTTAATTCCTGCATTGCAAAGTTACAAACAACATCACTTTAATTGAACCTAACAATATTCCATTTGCATCGTGTGAACAAGCAAAGCATAGTAATCTGGCAACATACCAAGCAAATACTCTAGAAATGTGCACCAATAAGATCAAGATATATGCCTTACTATATAGAAATATGAAAGAGAGATCCAAATACTCTAAACTGTGATCACATGGACAACGCAGTGTACTGTTATGTACAATTTACAAACAAATACCAAATAGTTTCATGGAAGTACTGAATTAAGTGAGATCTCTATGCCATCTTTTTTTATTTGAACCAAGTTAGAGCTCTATAAGAACCCCATGCAATCTCACAGCTCATATCATGTTAGTATGTTACCTTTTCAAGAGCTTTGGGAACCACTTGCACCTGCATCATGGTTGCCGCTGCCACTCCTATTTGCAGTTCCATCACCTGAAAATCAAGTGACAAAAGGACATTGGTCAGTTATGAAGAGTAGGTAACTAAGGAAGCAACCCTCGCTTACTTGGGTGTCCTCATATTAATAATAAACAAAAAACAGTACAGCCCAATGCTCTAGTTCAGATACCAAGGAATAAGTAATTTATATACAACTCGATGCTCTAGTTTGACAAACAGACAAGTCACAAACTATAATCTGTTCTTGAGAAAGATACAATGATGCTTACTTCTAGAACCACCACTTAATGGTACCACTGACCATTGAAATTAATCATCGGTCAACATCTACTTTTCTGTGCAAATAACTCAAGTGTGAAGTCTGATAGAAATTAGCACAAGAGGCAGCCTTTACAGGAAATCGACGGCATGGCGCAGCTCAAAAACATTAGAGCACAGAAGGCCTACCGTGCAAATAAGAAGTTCCAACAACATCATTAACATAATAATCCGATCAATAATATCATTAACATAACAATCCGATCGACAACACATTATTACGTACAATTGCATATTCTCAACAACACAGTTTACGGGGGAGTCACTCGCAACATCCATCATACATAACAACTCAAGTTCAGCAGCAATTCATGGGCAAGCGCAGCTGAACCCAAGGCCTGTTCGGGTAACACGCGCGGAAGGAAACATAACAGCAGCTAGTGCGGTGTGCTTCTGCCTCGGCCAGCAGCAATTTTATCCAAGTCAGTGGCTTCAAGGAGCAGTCCCCTTGTCCATGGAACAATTATATATTTTAGGATGTTCATAACAAAGTTTGTAACCAACTTTCTGTTGGACCAAAAGAAATATTACCAGATCTAGAGCATCCTTGGTGACTACAAGATGCATGTATAATTCAGATTAATAATGCCACTACTGTGTTCAACTCATCAAGACTCGATTTTTCTTACCCCGGTATGATATATGCATTTGCCAAGCCATTTACCAGGGACCTATCCTAAATCTAAAGCAGCACAAGTAGACACAGATTATAACCAAGAAACAAATCCACATCGATCTGAAATTGCTGAAGAACTGAAACAGCATACACGTACTTGGACGAGACAAATTGCTGAAGACTGAAACTGCATACACGTACTGAAACTGCATCAAGAACATATGTACCTTCCCAGTCAAGCGGACGCCCTCCATGCTGCTGCCGCTGCTCCGTGCTACTGCCTCCGTTGAACTGGTCGGCTTGCGCTCCATCAACTCCGTTGCCGCAGCCGCCAAGCACCATGCTGCAGTCTTGGAGAAGCAAAGGACAGGAAGTGGATGGGGGAGGCGAAGGAGATGTGGAGGACGGCCAAGAGAAGCGAGCGCTGGCCGGAGATGTGGAGGAGGGCAAGGAGAGGCCTGCGCGCGGCGGCGCCGCACACAGGAAGAGGGACAGGGAACGAGTGATTCTAGGGTTAGGCCGTTTGGGTTTCGTGGTTTTGTCTCAGCGGAAGCTAACTAGAAGGCTCTCGAAGCCTGGGCCGggcaaaaaaaaattcaaactggGCCGAATTATATTCGGCCGATAGGCCCATATATCGGGCCCTAGCGAGACGGCCGAAATTCGGCCGAAAATCATTTTTTTCGGCCGAAAATCAAAACGCAGCTAGCGAACCTCCAGCTGATCGCGGTGAATAATAATAACCTCACCGGCCAGATCCCAGCATTGGTGTGGCAACACAAAAAGCTCGAGTACGTGTACCTGTACAACAATGGACCCACCGGTGAACTGCCACGCAAAATCACGTCGGTGAATTTGATAGAGCTTGATGTGTCATCGAACCAGCTCACGGGACGGGAGAAGTACCGGAAGACTTCAGTGGCCTCAAGTACCTGAGCTTACTGTTTCTGTACATCAACGAGCTCACCGGCACCATTCCAGCAAGCATAGCGATGCTCCCCAATCTCAGGGACATCAGGCTATGGGCCAATAGCTCCTGTGCGACGTTTTTGATGTGAATTGGAAAGGAGTGCGACGTTGTTGAAATAAATGGTTGTGATGCGACACATTTGAGCGTGTAAATAGCCCAGGGCCACATGGGGTGTTAAATGTGGTTAAATTGGTCGTCAACCAAGCCCCCCCCCCATTTTTGTTAGGACATGTGGGTCCAACTTAATTGTTCCTCAAAACAGCTGACCGTGCCCTGCCGCCCGACCATGTTGGGCCCGCCACTCTGCCCCCCTTCTTCTCCGGTGGCGGCGGATCTTGCGTtctcggtggcggcggcggagcccTCGTTCTCAACGGCGGTGGAGCCTTCGTCCTCAGAAAATGGTGAGTGAATTCGAACCCTAGTCGCCCTCCCGTTCCTCTCTCGGGCCCGTAGATCTCAGCTTGTTTCCTCTTTTTTCGCTTGTTGAATCGATAGGTTGTGAGGGGAGCCCGTGGGCATACTGAGATGGAGCCGCCAGATTCAACTTCGAATAGGTAATGCGCCTCTCTCCGATCCAATTTTGCATGCAATTAGGGCATCGTCTGCTCTTTCTCAGGGGCTCACACCGTCCGCCACTGACAGAGGGGATGCTGCCGCTCGGACCTTCGAATCGACTGTCAATTTCTTTCCATCGAAGGCAAAATTAGTTGATGGTAGCATACAGAACATTGAGAGAGACACAATTGTTAAATGGGAGGTTGAGTCTACAGAGATTGATCCACATGTTCTACGGAACATGGGAGAGACGGCAGTGAAGAAATGGGTGGAAAAAATTGGGGAGAATATTGTTTGGGGTCCAGAGCAAGAAGTATCACTGTTGCGGTTTGATGATTGGAAAGGAGAGTATGTGAGAATAGAAGATGGTGAACAGATTGTTGAAGAAATCGGTCGGCAAAACGGCTGGACAAGCAAACGGGCTAATTTTTTTGCTGAATTCGTTGATCTGAACATTTTTTCGAAGGTTGGATATGTGCCATCACAATTGGCTGCGCAGATGGTAGATGATGATTGGGCTACACAGAGGCCATTGATTTCCATGTGTACTGAACTTACAGTAATAGCCGAAGAGGGACAGGTGACTGGAACTGAAACTGAAACTACAACAACTGTTGATTGGAATGTAGTTGAATTAGATGAGCCTACTGATTTGGTCATTGCACCAATGCCTGACATTGAGATGGCCAAACTTTTTGGCATTCCAGTCGATGACAGAGATAAGTAGGAGAGGGGCGAATCTAGTTTCCCTGATAATGCTAATGAAGAAGTAGATGGACAGTTGATGGAACAAGCTGCAAATGAAGTAGATGATGCATATGATGATGAGCTGGCGCATGTGTATGACAAAGAAAACCCTGTCATTGAAGTAGGCAAGTTGTTCCCAAGCATGAAGAAGTTTAGGATGTGTTTCAAGACTTATGCAGTGAAACATGAGTTTGATGCCAAGACTATTTGCACTGATAGAAAGAAGTTTTATGCGggtgcaaaggatttggtggtaGTGTGAAGCCTTGCAAGTGGTACATATCTTCTAGACTGCAACCTAATGGAAGTACTATCAGGGTTAACCAAATCCCCAATCAACATACTTGTATTACAAGTTCACAGAGAGTATCAACCATGACATCACAACTTTCGGTTGTAGAAAAGATCACCCCAATTTTAGCCAAAACACCAAACACTACTGCCAAGAAACTCAAAGTAGACTTGGAAAAGATGTACCCCATTAAACTGAAATATACCACAGTGTGGAAGGAAAAACAAAGGGCAATGAAAAATTTATATGGTGATTGGGCAAATACATTTAGGATGCTTTACAACTTCAAAGCAGAGGTGGAATAGAGGTCACCTGCCAGTGTTGTGGAGATAGATACAGAGGTATCAACCGAAGGTGAAGTCAAGTTCTCCAAGTTTTTTATGGCTTTGAAGCCTTGCATTGATGGGTTCAAAGCAGGGTGCTGTCCATATTTGAGCATAGACTCATCATTTTTGACAGGCATGTGGAATGGTCAGTTGGCAGCATGCAATGCTCTAGATGGACAGAACTGGATGTTTCCTATTGCTGTTGGCTTGTTTCAGTCAGAAACAGAGGCTTCATGGACATGGTTCATGATCCAGTTGAAAAGATGCCTAGGGCCAGTGTCACCTTTGGCTATACACACAGATGCATGTAAGGGGCTTGAAAATTCAGTGAAAATTGTTTTCCCACATGCTGAGCAGAGGGAGTGCTTCGGTCATTTGTGGGTGAATTTGATCaaaaaaaatagaggagaagaattTGGGCGCATGTGGCCAGCAGCAAGATTTTACACTAGAGAGATACAAAAATATCATCTTGATAAGATAATGGCAGCATGTGATGAGTTTGGTCCATGGCTGAACACCTaccattctttgttttgttacaGGTCAGCATTCAACACTGCCATCAAGTGTGACCACATCAACAACAATTTGGCAGAGTTTCAACAACAAGGTGAAGGAGTTAAAAGATTTGCCTATGCATGACATGGTTGACCAAATCAGGATCATGCTCATGCGGTTGTGGGAATTGAGAATAAGGATAGGTGATTGTCTGCAAGGTGACAAGCTTCCAGCAGTGGTACAACAGGTGGTCAATAGGACCAGATGTCTTTCACATTTGTTTGTTGAAAATTCTTCACCTTGGGGTGCTGAAGTTAGAGATAACAAAACTGGAAGGAGACATGTTGTTAACGCTGAATTGCATGATTGCACTTGCCTCGAGTGGCAACACACTGGTAAACCATGTGAGCATGTCATTCTTTTCTTAGCATCCCAACCGAAGATAAACATGCACCCATATTtgcatgaatattatttggtagCAAGATTCAAAGCTACATATGCTACTCCAATTCCAGCACTTACAGATCAGTCTCAGTGGCCTGAAGTGGACATTGAATTTTCCATGTGTCCTCCTTGACGAAAAGAAAGGCTGGCAGGCCTAAACAGAGTAGATTCAAGGCATGGTTTGAGAAAGGTGGCAGTAGTAAGAAGGGAAAGAAAGATGGAAAGTCAAAAAGGTAACAAAAACAGATGCAAGTTGTGCCAGGAACTTGGGCACACAGTGGGATCTGTCAAATGCCGTTACACTCCTGATAAGCCAAAGTATGTTCTTGTTTATTTGTCTGTGTTTTGATTTGGTCCTTTTTTCCAATTACTATATCTATAACATTTTCCCATTGGCCAGGAGGAAGCAAGCAAGTCAGCCCCTTGTTGTTGAACAGTGTTGGCCAACAAAAAAAGCAAGAGTCAATGGCAGTAGAAAGAAGAGAAGTGTGTCTGAGCCTGAGCAGCCTGAAGAAAATCCTGCTGCAGTCAACATTCAGACTAAAGAAACTGGTGTGGAGGTGCACACCGAAGAAACTGAATTTGCAGTCAACATTCAGACTGAAGAAACTGCTCTCGAGGTTGAAACTGAACCTGAGCGTGTCGAGGTTCAGACTGAAGAAACCCATGTTGAGGTACACACCGAAGAAACTGAAACTGCTGTCAACATTGAGACTGAAGACGCTGATCACGAGGGTGTTGGCGAGGTGTTGAAAAGACCAGTGAAGAAAACCAAGATGATCAGTGAACTTGTGTGTGTAGTAGAACCAAAAACAAGAAGTGTTCAGGCGAAGAAGGGCACACGACGTGGTAGGAAGAGGTAGAAACAGAGAACAGTTTGAAAACTTGGGGCATGTAATAATATTTGTAACTTGGTGCATACTGGTAGTCATTATGTATCCCCGTGTTTCTATTCGAACTTGTTTGTTGGTACCTTGTCTAAACCagccaaataaaattcaaatttgGGCTCAAATTTGAATTAGAGATG belongs to Triticum urartu cultivar G1812 chromosome 7, Tu2.1, whole genome shotgun sequence and includes:
- the LOC125518071 gene encoding uncharacterized protein LOC125518071, producing the protein NAGIKDNNLYDPWNHTWPYSGGFHCMYCGLKHKGGGATRAKEHLGWIVGNVRSCPNVPRNVRDAMRECRDESNRKKREKQNSRLRIERNIMEGLYQQGRVINIIDDEEEEIQMNIREALRDPNVSRRVDRRIGKGNVGDVRVDVGKKSITAYFDKQLCSNKVSMQPKISSALDPNSRDALGLAWSKFFHANDIAGRKADCPYFRAALKITQQLGPTPIPTAKEIDRKYLDANYDEATSFLQKFKQDWKNFGVTLMCDSWTGPTGMCLINFMVYCNRRMFFLNTIDASGQTQNSGYFLLFFAFYFLLEYLGLS
- the LOC125522402 gene encoding uncharacterized protein LOC125522402, producing MMLAIQRMEAHLGPTSRLYLSFMRKVCKRIDAMEEDTFMVAAAVLDPYTHYSLNLCNHTNYATALTDAIAKILDPKSALSAIDEVSKFRECQGRFGTRLAQEAAARMEPTQWWFQFGGDVPALQKCAMRICSQCVSSSGCERNWSAFALVHTKPRNRLLYDKLHKLVSVRYNLKIRAEEDQEKERDIDKEVDPSALLIDTTMFDETNPIMEWLNEDEEDPILDGADAASAVFEKIRRLNSSRKDSYVGTKANKKKRKRNHDEENEYVETDSEDDDNENEYVDNESEDDDGVSEDDEDDQQDQQETQMQVEEETQVQVEKETQASIGNLETRRSGRLVRKKTKEVNSLYS